TGCATATCTTTGTTGACCTTGCATAGCCTATTAATTTTCGGTTAGGTTTGAATATAAAGATTTGAAATCAATCTTCATTAGATAACCCATTAAAATGCAGATAATTgaataatcattaatacctTGTTGACCTTTTCTAAACTGACAATAATCAACAAAGTTTTTCTTTGACAcaaaatctgttttttttttattgaaatacatgtattcaaaattaatttacaaTAATTAACAGTGTCTCTTTGACAAGAGTATACCCactaaatataattaatagaaTCACCCCATTATATtgattaagaaaataatattcaatttaatataatgcatttcctttttaaaatttgtaaataaaaaattgagatttgaatttgaaatttaaaatgaataCTAAATATTAATTAGTCCACCCAAATTTTGAGGAAAATTTTAAAACCTTATTCGTATTGGtggaaaacaaatattttttgaatGAATATCAGATAAGAAATAttcaaacaatttttaaaaacattcCAAGTTTAAGTAATCAAATGGTTTCATCTATTATGAGCTTAAATCAATCaaacataaataatttttttttattatttaaagctAAATTATGCAAGATCTGATGTACTTTTTATCAACAATAGAAAATGTTACCTTTAATTATCTTTACAACAAATTAGGAAAAGTCATGTTTTTCGAATCCTATTTTTGGTTTAAAATTCAAGTTTTAATGGTAAATGAGGGAATGTATATTCGAATAAAATCTAAACAATTACTGTGAAAAGTTTTATTTTGTATGAAAATAATTTAGAAGAACATAAATTTTGTAGATTAAGGAACCtaattcatttattatttttaaaattgtaaaaagtaatttttcaatttgagtttgaaatttaaaatgagtacTAAATAATTGTAATTTGTTCCAAATTTTCATTCGAATTTTAAACTATTTTGCTTAGATACAAAATACGTTCTTTTTCACACTAAATCATTTGTcaattcattcataataattaactgattttttttttacttttttaataaataaataaaatttatagaATCATCCCATAGATTAAGGAGCcaatatttaatttaagttaatgtgttttctttttaaaaagttgtaaaaaaaaattgcaatttgagtttgaaatttaaaattagtactaaataatagtaattggGGTCAAATATtcaatcagattttaaaacatttttcttaaatgagTACTATATACTTATATTTAGTGtactaaaaatatataattatatttagATCACATGGTAAAAATCTTTCACGGGGAAAAACATTTTACGTAAGTAACAACTCATGTAAAAACTAATAGTTTTTGCTAACTCTTCATTCCCcttcaacccttatgtctcatagCTTTGCAACTCTCGGTAACAATTTTGCATCTCATTTAAGTATGTTTTTcacaattttaaaaaacaatttcacaaaatatttaggattgaatatatatatgaagttttTGACAAATTTTGCAAATTGTGTgatactcattgtgattttacttggttgaatactcatttttgCGAGATCGCTGATTCATTATTACGTGCATtaataatgagatcaatattgGTAAAAACGCTAGTTAGTTGGGAAAAGATTGAGGTGATGTGCCTTATTAATTAAAGTATACCAAAACCGTTAGATTAAAACTAAAATCTGTGGTTTATAAAGAGGGTAACAGAGTAAGATTTAGAATAGTGTAAATTGAGCATTCCTCATAATTGAAACATATAAATATGAgtttgaatgattttttttatacttgaggaaataaaagttttttttaatacaacTGTGACATGTTATATAGATTTTTTAAatcttttgaaatttaaataaattcaatataaattttaacttttaaacaCGATAATCTAAACAATCGAAACTTTCACATGATAAGATTTTCCAAATTCAATTCAAATCAGATTTAATTTTAAAGCAAAtctgtttcaattttttttaaaagcaaatcAATAATTAGTTCAATAAATCAGGGCTAATTAGTTTCTTATATAAGAAGCTACTAAGCAAACCACCGCTCTTCGCGAAAGAGGGCACAATTGATGGACAAACGAATAAGCTCCTTACCACCATTACCAGATGAAATCGTTTGTCACATACTCTCTTTTCTTCCAACCAAACTTGCATTTGCCACGGTGGTTCTTTCCAAATGGTTGACCTCACTTCTCCACTCATCCACCTCCGATCTCCGCTTTTACTATGATGGCAGCAACAAAGTGACCTTCCGCCGCTTCATCCGTTTCTTGGACACAGTTATGCTCTTCCCGCGCGAGCAGCACCATCCAATCAAAAATCTAGTCCTCTATATTAACTCTACTGGGCGGGATGAAGCTTTCATTGTTGATGAATGGGTCGAAGTCGCCAAACGCCATCCTATTGAGAGCCTCGATATCTACACAGCTGGTTGCGCCACCGTGTCGCCTAGCATTTTCTCCTGTCGAACCCTTGTTGTTTTAAAACTTACCAGCATTGGTAAGGTTGGGAATGTTTTGTCTGTTGATCTTCCCTCGCTCAAAACCCTTCACTTGTCACAAGTTATTTTCCAAAAGAGGGACGATTTCAAGAAGCTTCTGTATGGTGCTCCCATTCTTAAGAATTTGTATCTTGCATTTGTCAATTCAGAAATTCACTACACTACTGGGAGTAAAATCTTACCAAAGTTGGTCAGATTACATTTGGATACATGGGCAGATCCTCTTAGTGCATTAGAAATTGCCCAGGTATGAGTAAGAAACTaagaatatataatataatcgATGGTTGTAATTCTGTCGTTcaatttttatgaaattttttgTGTTGGTAACTTTTGCAGATGGGGCGCCCCAACATAAATATCCCGTCTCCTGTGTTTCCAAACTTAATCCACATTGAATTTTATTGTCAACGCTTTGATGGCTGGAATCGTGTACTACAAGTGCTCCGTCAGTGTCCCAGGCTTCAACATCTCGTCATAAGAAAGGTTAGTTGCATTTTTTAGCTCAttcttgttgattttttttgaaataaactaATTAAATTTATCTATGTTTATCAGGCTAATGTCAATGCTGATGTTTACTATAAGAAACTTGCATATTCAAAACGCGTTCCGGAATGTGTTTCATCACACCTCAGAACATGTTTTATTGGGTCTCTTGTAAGCTATAGAGATGATTTTCGTTTTGTTGCATATGTGATGAAGAATGCCAACTTCTTACAAGCCCTGACTGTTTGCCCTTGCCTGTTACGTCCAAATCAACAACCCTATGTTTTGGAGAGAATATTATCACTCCGAAGGGTTTCACCGGCATGTGAAATTTCATTATCAAACTGCGGTCGCCATCAATGCAGCTGCGGGTTCAATAATGCTACTGAATGCAGGCGTAGGCACAAGCCCTACTGTTGGCAAACTAAGGAGAGTTTTCTTGACCCAAGAAAATTTCATTCTCTAAATTGACATTTTCACATCTTCCATTCCATTCTTGAACCTTAATCTTGAGAAGCAGGGGACGTACTCACCTGTGCCTGTTTTGAATGTGTAACTTCTGCATTATGAAGTCAAAAAGGAGTGAATCACTAACTTTGTGCAAAATGTTTTAGGAGGAGCGCAAGTAACACACGTAAGGAAACACTCATTAGACTTATTGTAAttggttattttttaaaattcaggtTCATTTAACATGCACATGCAaggtgtttttttttaacacaAGTCCCATTTTTTACCTGTTATTTTAGGTTCTCAACTCACcatgtttttaatttaaaaatttatatgtTTAGTTCATCCTCTTTTCTGTCAAACATTgaattatctcaaaagcttaagctattgagTAATGGTtaaatgaatggttttatattgtaTTCTAACACGTTAAGCGTGGATGAATGCACATACctacctaccatgtgcttaaattcCACATTTCAATTAGAAAGTGAAAGGAATGAGGATCGAACTCTTGACCGCTAAGTCTTTGAGGCTCTCATACCAtttcaaacaaccaattatcccaaaagcttaaacaGTTGAGTAAATGTcaaataaatgattttatattatattctaacactttCCACCACCCGTCTTCCCCTCAACCTCCAcgccatccaccaccaccaccaccaccagatcTTCTCCCGCCCCCACCAAATCACCACTCgcccttcttcttctcctgcAGTGCCTTGGCATCTCTGCTCATGAATAACCACAAGAATTGAAGATGCCTTTTGCATCTTTGCATCGCGTCCAGCGGTGGGCCACTCGGAGGTCGCCGGAAGGGCATGAAATAGAatcaaataagttataaataAATAGTTTTATACAAATGTATGATTTTTTTAAGGAATGATATTATACATATGTATGATATTATTTTCACTTAAAAAAACTTTTTTCCGACATCACATACATCCATCCAACACAAAAGTAGGATTAACCCATTGCCAATCGAAAACAGTATGTTCATATATTTaggaaacaatttttttttgttacatctgAAAACTGATAGAAGAAAAAACTAACGAGCAAACACCGGGTCTCTCAAGACAAGAGTCTCTGCTTCCCAAGGTGGTTTATCCAAGAAGCTGAAGTTGACAACCGGAGAACGCGCACCCAACTTTGCAAGGTAATCCGCTGGAGCATTGCACTCCCGTCGCACCCTCTCTATTGAGATATTCCAAGCTTTATCCCTGAGTTGCTTGATCTCGGTAATGACAGGGAAGAACCTACCACTATCCCCATTCTCAATGCTCTGGAGCAATTCTGCACAATCGACCTCCACTTTGACTTCTCTATAGCCACGATCCCACACTAACTTCAGCCCCAGCAGCAGAGCTTCGGCCTCCGATGCTAAAGCATTCCCACCATAACTGTGCGCTACGAAGCCGAACAACCAATCTCCTTGAGCATAACGAGCCAAACCACCAGCTCCACCTGATCCATCCATGTCCCTAAAGCTTCCGTCGACGTTCAGCTTGATAGACCCTGCCGCCGGTAACCGCCATCGATTACTCAACCAACAATCTGAATCGTGTGCATCTTCACCCATGGCAGCAGCGACCTCGTCGTGATCATGGCAGACACGCCGCCAGGCCTCCTCCAACGACCAAGGGGAATCCTCAAAGATCATGCTGTTTCTCCACTTCCAAACGCCCCAAAGAGCCATAACAAATGTCACTCCATGGGTACTCCTGGCTTGTGCACTAATCCAGTTAAACGCATCCCCAGTTGCAAAGTTTGGCCACCCATAAGCTCCAAGTTTAAACCAGATCTCTTTCGAGTGTGGACAATTACGCAGACAATGAAGAACATCTCCCTCAGGTGCTGAACACCGTGGACAAGCAGGGGACGTTGCCATCTTGCAACGGAAGCGCTGTGCATTGACTGAATGGAATTATACAGAGCCAACCATACAAAGGTACGAACCTTTTCTGGGACTCTCAATTTCCAGACCCAGTTCCATTCCCCAAGAGGAGGAGAAGCATGCTGTTGATCCTGCAGCCACTTATAAGCGTCCCTGACAGTGTAAATCCCCATGTTATTCGACTTCCACGTCCAAACATCATCACGGTTACGAACAATGGTGGGCTCTATCAAAATGAGCTGGTCCATAAACTGCCCTAGGAGCAGTGTGTAGAGCGTTTGCACGCTCCAAGTGCCATTAGTAACTAAATCACACAACCTTTTACCCATGTCATGTATATCAACATATGGAACCACAGAAGCTATATCCCCTAAGCCGCTCCAATCCTCATGCCAAAGAGAAGTCTTTCCATTTCCCATCCTAAACGCAAAACCTGATCGAAGACGGTCTCGAGCTCTTAGCATTCCCTTCCAAACTGGTGAATCCATAGACTTGGGTTGAACCTGGAAAACCGACGCAGTAGACAGGTACTTGTGCGGTAACATACGCACCCATAATTTGTTGGGTTTGTGAAGTAGGCTCCAAACAACCTTGCCTAGTAACGCTGTGTTAGCTAGCTCCATATCACGTACACCCAAGCCTCCTTGGTCCTTCGGTTTTTTTATTTCCTGCCAACTCACGAGATGCCAACCTCGGCCGCCACCCTTGCCCGACCAAATGAAGGAGCGCATGATCTGATTAATCTTGCTGGTAACACTCCGAGGAAGATTGAAAACCTGCATAGAATACGTTTGTATGGCGGCAATAACTGATTTTGCCAAACAAACCCTTCCTGCAAGAGATAGCACATTGGCTCTCCAAGAACTCAACTTTCtctgaatattttccaaaagaaaGTTGAACTTGTTACCGTGAACTCGACCCCCTTTAAGGGAGAAACCCAGGTATTTCCCGAGGTCATTAACGAAAGGTATAGGAGCTATGGTAGCAATACCATCCTTCACTGCAGTACTCACACCCTTAGAAGCAATGGCCTTGGACTTAGTCATATTAATCTTCAACCCTGAACTCTCACAAAACCATTGCATGGAGGAGGCAAGAAGCTCAACCTGCCCCACAGTAGCTTCACAGAAAAGTAACACATCATCCGCGAAGAACAAATGAGAGATTGGGGGACCATTCTTGGACAACCGGATAGGTTTCCACTCACCTTTATCAACCAGGTCTTGGATCATGACTGACAATCTCTCCATGCATAGCACAAAAAGGTAAGGGGGCATGGGGTCCTCTTGCTGGAGACCTCGACCAGGTTTAAAGGCCGGCAGACGACAACCATTCCAGAGAATAGATACCTGGGATGAAGTAACAAAGCTCATAATAAGGTTAATAATGACCTCAGGGAAGCCATAGAACACAAGAGTCTCTTGCGGAAAGGACCAAGAAACACTGTCATAAGCCTTTTCTAAATCGATCTTGAAAGCTACCATACCTTTCCTAGCCGTTGACTTGGCCATGTGATGGATCACCTCCTGAGCAAGGAAATCATTGTCCATGGTACCCCTCCCTATAATGAAGTTGTTTTGCATTGGACCAATCAGGTTGCAAAGAAAAGGTCTCAACCTATTCACAAGAACCTTGGTAATCACCTTAAAAGCCACGTTACATAAGCTGATGGGGCGGAGATCCTTAACTGTGATGGGTAGCTCAACCTTAGGGATGAGGACCACCAAGATGTCAAGCAAGCTCTCGCTAACCACTCCTCCTTGGAACGCATCCCTCACTATGTGCCAGAGGGAATCACCAACTCGATTCCAAAACTTTTTGTAAAAGTAAGGTTGGAACCCATCTGAACCAGGAGCTGTATAAGATTTCATGCTCATCAAAGCCTTTGTCACCTCTCCCTTTTCCACCGGTTCTACCAGCACGGTTTTAGCTTCCGCAGATAGGGTGGGAAAAGCATCATGGTGAGGCTAGGAACGGCCACAGAAGATACCTCTGAGAAGAGCTTAGAAAAGTACCCATGTACCTCCTATCTCAGTTCACTATCATCTTCACACCACGTCCCATCCTCTAATTTCAGGCGATGAACACGGTTTTTCCTGCGTCTGATAAGAGTTTGGGTATGGAAGTACGTCGTATTCCGATCACCCAAGCGCACACGGTTCTCCCTAGCCTTTTGGAACCAAAGCAACTCTTCCTGCCTCAAGATGCTACGGTATTCCTTCTGAAGCTCGGCCTCAAAAAGCACCATGTCGGAGGTAACCCTGTGATCAAGTTCCCGTTGGACCCCTCAAAGTCTCGCCTCCACTCGCCGTTTCCTACGAAAGATGTTGCCAAACACCTCTCTGTTGAAAACCAAGGCAGCTTCACGAACTCTGTTTAGTTTTGCGCCAATGTTCTCCTCTGTTGCCCTCCATGCATTGTCCACTACTACTCCAAACTCTAGGTGATCCGCCCAAGCAGCAAGGAACCTAAAGGGACGGTCCCGCGAGGAGGCCTGGGTACCACACTGAACTAGAATAGGGCAATGATCAGAGTGGACACGATTAAGAACTTCCATCGAAGCATCAGGGAATGCCATCTTCCATTCCACATCCCCCAACGCCTTGTCCAGGCGTTTTGACAAAATTAGCCTGTTATTCGATCTCCTGAACCAGGTAAACTTTCTCCCCAACGCTCCAAGGTCCACCAGATGGCAGTTCTCCAACATTGAGGCAAAGCGCGCTGCCCTGTTAGGAAGGAACTCCCCACCTCTGCCTCAGAGGGAAAAAGAATTTCATTAAAATCTCCCAAAAGTAGCCATGGCAATAGAAAACGGCTCcgaagaagagaaagatgatTCCAAAGCAACTCCCTATTCGCCGGAATAGGAGAAGCATAAACAGCGCTACACACCTAAGAAAAATTGTCTTTCCAAATTTCAAGAGTGACAACCTGTTGATGAATGTCAAGTACCCTGCAGTTGAAGGGCACACTATTGTTTGATAACACCCATATACCACCACTGAATCCTCTAGCCTCCTCTATATGGATAGGAGAAAACCCAAGGGAGTTCCAGCAAGCAGAGACTCTCCTGAACTGACATCGAGTCTCCATGACTATGAACACATCAGGTTTTTTATTACGAACAATGTCCTTGATCGCTAGCTTCCCATTTGCATGCAAAGCTCCTCTCACGTTCCaggaaattaatttaaattcctCAAAACCAATCATTAGAAACCTTAAGAgatgaggggggggggggggcggtCCTCAATTTCCCCAGTACTGCATTTTCTTCAGACATTAGCACTTTGGATTTGGTTATCATGATCTCCATTGGCCCCACACAAGTCCATATCATCCTTCTGAAGTGGCGTTGTAGCGTCCTCAACCACTACCAGGGCATCTTCAACATGAGAGCCATCTTCTATTCTCAACAAATTCTTGTCGTTTGCTAATAAGCCTCCATGGTCCCACTCTTGCCCACTTGTACGACGCTTTTTACTGTGCAGTAACTCAAGGGTGGACCCACTTGTGCTTCCAAATTAGAAAACACGAGGCTGGGTATAAAGACCCCCAACACCAACCTTATTCCCCCCAAATGTTCACTCTTCATCATTGGCAATTAATGTGCCATTCAAAATTCCATGATTGCCGTTATAATTTTCCTTGGACCTAGTGAGACTCTTGGTCCCATCACCTCCtttatttctgccttgctttcCGTGTTTCTGCTCAGCATAATTCTTTCTCTGGGCTGTTATATCAAATTTCATGGTCGTGGGCCCCTTGCCATTAATGACTTTCTTTTTTCCTACTTGATCATTGACCACATTGATTGCAGCATTCAAAActtgttttttcttcttaacCGCCATCCATTCCCCACGCGTTTCCACATCAACCTCATCATTGCCATTCAACGTAACTTTGTCAATCTGGATATTTCCACCATCAGTGGCCGCATTACTCGCCCCCACTTCTGTTTCAATTGCAATCTGTAACGGACTTTGCAGAACTTGGTtattcgcgggtcccacaaaGCCCCCTTCTGGTGCCGTTACCCCGCCTTCTGCCTCCGCCACCGTCGGTGTTGGCCTCGCCTGAGAATCTGGTACCACTTCCGGCTCTGCTTGTTTCCTTACCTGGCACTCCCGCGCCCAATGGCCATAGCAGCCACATTTGGAGCAAATGACATGTAGACCCTCATATTCAATTTTATACCAGTAATCCTCCAGACAAACTCTGCCCACTACTGGTTTATCCAGGTCCAATTCCACACAAATCCTTGCAAACCGACCACGTTCAGCTCtgacactttgtttggtagagggAGGTTTGGATAgagagagatggagaagagagagttagggGGAGGAATGATGAAGTATGTGTGTTTGGTAGGTGAGAGGAGGGAGATAGAGGGGAGAAAAAGTGGTGGGTCCCACCACTTTTTTGGTCTCTCCAAATTGAAGAGAGATGAGTGAATGTTTGatttatcataccaaacaacctataaatctactctatttctctctactcaacttctctcttctctactctctcttctctatctctctcttctctaccaaacagagtGTACATTATTTCTtacctatttctctctactcaacatctctcttctctactctctcttctctatctctctctatcctaccaaacaaagtgtgaGGGTGTTCTTATCCAACCTTATTGGCTTTCCAATGACTCTAACAGCAGACATGAGATAACTCTCATCATAGAAGGCCACATTCAGGCCAGGGATACAAATCCAGGCAAGTGTCTTCCTCACCCTCGCAGCAGGTGAAATGAACTCCGGGCTCCAAGTAGACACCGCTAAGTAGTGGTCAAAGACCATCCAGGGGCCGCTTTCCATTACCTTCACCATGTCTGCCTCCATGTCAAACTTGGCAATATAGAACCCATTATCCACGTCCAGCAAATCAAAGGCTCCTGCCAATCTCCAGATATTTGTCAACTTGGCTTTCATTGTTCTGTACCCCAACCGTTTCTCCAGCAAACCCACAACTAGAGCATCTCTCCACGGTTCACACATACCTTCGATTACCTCTCTGTCCATCACAATCTTGGGGAGCATTGGGTTGTCGTTGACATACACAACCGTCATTTTCCCCGTGTCAACAAGGTCTACGTACTTCTCCGGGGGCGGAGGCGACGCTCCCCCATAAGCTTGTCTTTGAACGAGGTGCCCACAGGCTGCACCGTTGCATCAGGCGGTTTACCAATATCATCAGGCGGTTTCCGATGACCCTCAGTGGAAGAGAATTCCGGTGACTCGCACTCCATCATCATCTTAAACGCGTCTCTTAGGAAACAGTTTTAACATTAGTTTATttccaaaataaaattatttgagTCATATTGAAACTATACAAGGcatattgaaataaaattattttgaacTTCTTTTCGAATATATGTTAGTGTAGCTTATCAATCATTTTCTCTCTTAAGTGTTGCATCGGCAGCAGTGCTTCTAGGCTTGAGCGGAAGTTAACAGCCgtgaaagatgaagatgaacacTTAAGAGAGAAAATAATTGATAAGCTACACTAACATATATTCGAAAAGAAgtttaaaatgattttatttcAATATGCCTTGTATAGTTTCAATATGACTCAAATAAttttagaaacttggatgaAGAGTTGCAATTCCTTATACGAATCATGTACATGTAAGGTAAAATTTTGAAACATGAAGGCATGTGTTATGAGTACAACTTTATTGACTCACCATGACTGAAAGTTTCTGCAGAAcaggaaaagtttgaaggatggtTAAAAACTaggtaatattttcattttcttccttctgAAATGTCATGAGAAGGCACAGGTTCAATTGTCTGAGATTTTGCAGTGGCGCAGTATCTTTTAATGAAATAATTACCTGAACAAAGACATTTCAATTTTGAATAAAACTCAAATGCCAAAGACTAATAAAATTTTCACTGTTCAGACAGTTTATCAAGCTAACCTGAGGATCATAGAAGATCTGCAAAGTCAGAATCTCATGCTGAGGTAGAGTTGCAAAGAGGGCAAGTGCATCATGTATTTCCGGCAGGAAATTAAACTAGTGTGGCAAATGCTTTTAAGTACAGGAGCATCAATTGATATCTGCTTTGGAAAATAAGACCAGTTAAACTCCAAGGAAGTGAGTTTTACGCAATCCAAAGAAAGAAAAGGCCAATTGTTATATACCATATGAGAGAATGAGAGACagacctagagagagagagagagagagagagtgggagAGGGGAGGTGCAGAGAGAAGGAGAATGGACTCAAGTCCAAGGGATGAGAAGAAAGAGCAGGCTCTCTAGAGAGTCCATCTCCACTTTCTTCTTCACCCATTTTCCGGAGAACTTTAATGAAAGAAGTATGTGGGGTGTTTTTGCAAGGTGGGGGGAAGGTGGTGGATATTTTTATCCCTAACAAAAGGAACAAGGTGGGTTGACGCTTTGGCTTCGTTAGGATGGCTGGGATTGAGGACCCCTCACGGTTGGCCCGACGTATAGATCAGATGTTTATTGGCGACATGAAGCTGTACGTAAACGTGCCAAGATTTGAGCAAGATCCAAGATTTGTGAATAGGAATATGAGAGGAGGGGGCCCAAATGTTTCGGTGAATGCTGAGAAATCAAAAACCGGAAAAGTGGCTCCAAGGGACAAAACTATCCGACATGAGGATGGCGGTTTTCCATTGAGACAAGGAAGGTTCTCAAATCGTGTACAAACAAATGATGGCGGATCATACAAATAGAAATTGCTCTCTGACCACGTAAAACAAAATGAGTATCCTGACAGTGAAATAACGTTGGAAGGTTCGATTGAAGGGTGAATGGAGAGAAGCCTTGTAGGAAAGCTCAGATCACCGGACCTCTTGGAAGGAGCCCAGGATACTCTTGTTATGGCTGGTTTACATGCGGTTCGGGTGAGACACTTAGGAGGCCTGTCAGTGTTACTCACAGGAGAAGTCGGTGTTGACATTGGCAGTGTCCTCACCCAATCTGGCGATGGTTGGAAGGAAATTTTCGAGGAGGTCCATCCCTGGTCCCCATCAACCTGCCCACATTTTAGAATTCCCTGGATTAGATGTGAGGGATTACCACTGCAATTATGGAATTCAAATTGCTTCGAGAAACTGGTTTCCCCCACAGGCTCTCTCTTGGCGGtggatgatgaattgatgatacATTATCCTTTTCCATGCTTAATTATGCTAGACTGAGAATAAAAACTTATGTGCATGCAATGACGGATGTACATGTAACACCATGGGGGCATTTGACCCCACAGTTTTTTTCTAAAACACTATAACACTAGTATTAAATTTAATAGTAAGTATATAAAATTGCCCCCATGTAATATTATTTAGtagtaaatatatataactgCCCCCGTGCTTTAGAGTTTAGAGCTTTTAGACTCCTATATGTCACTTGGTTCTCATTTCCCGTAAGCTATTTCAATCTTTAACTAGAGTGTGAGCTTGTGAAATAATATATAGGCGTGttaaaaacgaaaaaaaattgtaCTAACTTACCATCAGTCCAACATTATTGAATTGAAATTTCTGGAACATTAAACTGACCTCCTATAAGGTTTATGAATATTGTAATGACATctctttaaatttattattatagcACTAGACATCCTTCAACTATTTTAAAGGGTACATAAAGAAGGGGAGGTTAATGTATTTTACAAAATATAGGAAAAGTTTGTGTAATAATGATTTCACATGCTTCTATATATGACTTGCAGATAATCAAACCTCAATATCTTCTATTTTAAAATGACGTCTCATTTATGGCGTATATGTTAACttttaatagtaatattttatcttttcaatgCTATACATTTATATGTATATGTTGCCCCCACGACTAAAATTTTCTAGATCTGTCTCTGTGTGCAGGACCCTATTGTGACCAACACCAAAGTAAGAGTAGGGTAAACTACTTGAGGTACACTTAACTTAAGAATTGGGACAGTGCCTCCACCAACAGGAGGTggttgatgatgaagaagactcAGATTGGTCACAATTTGAAGCAAAAGTGGTACAATTGGATCTGGGCGAGTctgaaggtgaagatttagtgATGCAAGTTAATGATGCTGGCTTGGCGGTGGTCAAATGTATGCCCTTGGTCCCATTCATCCCTTTGCAAGCCCGAGTTGGAGATGCTTCTCACGGTGACAATCCGTCCAGTCTTGGCTCAAGTTTTAGTTGGCTCCGACACAGAAGGCAGGTATGCCGTAGTTCAATTTATGAATGCTCTTCTATCTCGGACTCAAGATTTGAGGCTAGCAACATAAGATTTTGGTTGAGGAACACTGAGGAGGAAGCCAAAAATATTTGGGATTTTGGAAAATTATTGGGAGTCTCTG
This is a stretch of genomic DNA from Lotus japonicus ecotype B-129 chromosome 1, LjGifu_v1.2. It encodes these proteins:
- the LOC130715674 gene encoding FBD-associated F-box protein At4g10400-like, which translates into the protein MDKRISSLPPLPDEIVCHILSFLPTKLAFATVVLSKWLTSLLHSSTSDLRFYYDGSNKVTFRRFIRFLDTVMLFPREQHHPIKNLVLYINSTGRDEAFIVDEWVEVAKRHPIESLDIYTAGCATVSPSIFSCRTLVVLKLTSIGKVGNVLSVDLPSLKTLHLSQVIFQKRDDFKKLLYGAPILKNLYLAFVNSEIHYTTGSKILPKLVRLHLDTWADPLSALEIAQMGRPNINIPSPVFPNLIHIEFYCQRFDGWNRVLQVLRQCPRLQHLVIRKANVNADVYYKKLAYSKRVPECVSSHLRTCFIGSLVSYRDDFRFVAYVMKNANFLQALTVCPCLLRPNQQPYVLERILSLRRVSPACEISLSNCGRHQCSCGFNNATECRRRHKPYCWQTKESFLDPRKFHSLN
- the LOC130715682 gene encoding uncharacterized protein LOC130715682, which produces MALWGVWKWRNSMIFEDSPWSLEEAWRRVCHDHDEVAAAMGEDAHDSDCWLSNRWRLPAAGSIKLNVDGSFRDMDGSGGAGGLARYAQGDWLFGFVAHSYGGNALASEAEALLLGLKLVWDRGYREVKVEVDCAELLQSIENGDSGRFFPVITEIKQLRDKAWNISIERVRRECNAPADYLAKLGARSPVVNFSFLDKPPWEAETLVLRDPVFAR